The following are from one region of the Corylus avellana chromosome ca1, CavTom2PMs-1.0 genome:
- the LOC132192365 gene encoding uncharacterized protein LOC132192365: MDWQENLEDDEDENWLLNWDRRRRMAVAQVLCLVAYAMYMSHVYCHKYLIDRPAASLNSKKRKGSGDDFCIREFEGIRAAIKKVSEAFREGNAIIKKGQARVYSEEEVFSELVNMGVEQNLRYRAYTFLTEDAARVRAFFGCPIDERKKFLLQMMCCPLDP, translated from the coding sequence ATGGATTGGCAAGAAAATTtggaagatgatgaagatgaaaatTGGTTACTGAATTGGGATCGAAGAAGACGAATGGCTGTGGCTCAagttctttgtttggttgcatATGCAATGTACATGAGTCATGTGTACTGCCATAAATACCTCATTGATCGGCCTGCAGCATCTTTGAACAGCAAAAAACGCAAGGGTTCGGGGGATGATTTTTGTATAAGAGAGTTTGAAGGCATAAGGGCTGcaattaaaaaagtttcagAAGCATTCCGGGAGGGAAATGCTATTATAAAGAAAGGCCAAGCTCGTGTTTACTCGGAGGAAGAAGTCTTTTCTGAATTGGTGAACATGGGTGTTGAACAGAACTTACGCTACAGGGCCTACACTTTCCTTACTGAAGATGCTGCAAGAGTGAGGGCTTTCTTTGGTTGCCCAATTGATGAGCGCAAGAAGTTTTTGCTACAAATGATGTGCTGTCCCCTGGATCCTTGA